The following coding sequences are from one Nicotiana tabacum cultivar K326 chromosome 1, ASM71507v2, whole genome shotgun sequence window:
- the LOC107786136 gene encoding uncharacterized protein LOC107786136 produces the protein MWALKKLNLEWDVATSLRVSHLNELDEFRYHAYTSSPLYKEKMKYLHDKYIGNKECKEGDLVLLFNLRLQMFPKKLKSKWFCPFEVVSVTPFGALDLKNNNDKVFRVNGHRVKNYLGKFGDSYVVAVIHLT, from the coding sequence atgtgggctttaaagaagttgaatcttgagtgggatgtcgccaCCAGCTTAAGGGTGTCACATTTGAATGAGTTGGATGAGTTTCGGTACCATGCATACACAAGTTCTCCCTTatacaaagagaagatgaaatatcttcatgacaagtacATTGGGAACAAAGAGTGTAAAGAGggtgatcttgtgttgttgttcaatTTACGGTTACAGATGTTTCCCAAAAAGTTAAAGTCTAAATGGTTCTGCCCATTTGAGGTTGTgagtgtgacaccctttggtgcattggacttgaagaataatAATGAtaaggtgtttagagtcaatggtcatcgGGTAAAGAATTATCTAGGAAAATTTGGTGACAGCTACGTCGTGGCGGTAATTCATTTGACATGA